One genomic window of Euleptes europaea isolate rEulEur1 chromosome 10, rEulEur1.hap1, whole genome shotgun sequence includes the following:
- the ZC3H13 gene encoding zinc finger CCCH domain-containing protein 13 encodes MSKIRRKVTVENTKTISDSTSRRPSVFERLGPSTGSTAETQCRNWLKTGNCLYGNTCRFVHGPSPRGKGFSSSYRRSPERPTGDLRERMKNKRQDIENETQKHNTEESSSPVRKESSRGRHRGKEDIKITKERTPESEEENPDWETNRDDSDNGDVNYDYDHELSLEMKRQKIQRELMKLEEENMEKREEIVIKKEISPEAVRSKVSSSPSPRKSSKSPKPRSSPKSSTSASKREKKNSTVSSPLLEQQRSSKSSHNKKKGPRTPSPPPPVQEEMSQGKKHKEKHKVKERLEEKPREVKERGREFERHKEKKEKQRDTSESSHRQRRSPSPEEHSGSNSSPSREYSPTTRRRQTNWAPAKSSSHKHSFSPSCRSSSPPTQRHSPVSSRHHSSSSQSGSSVQRQSPSPRHKRTPSPSYKRTASPPVGRSSSPYPHRTSPSPQQKQTPSRHRSPARERSRHDRERISQSHDRRHERRDDTRGKRGRERDNRDDRDYDQEQSTPRDHRDDRESRDGRDRRDTRENRDRRDLRESRETRDSRDTRDCSRDNKEGRDQRDLRSTRDTHDYRDRECRETHKKEEQYLEETRSYGRTHSREESSRTETRTDSRSETRNETRSTGRSRGRGPELSDKGSRGTRGSQVDSHTTSSSYHDSWESRSSYPDRDRYENREHARDSSFERRHSERDKRDNRERDQRPNSPVRHQGRNDDLERDERLEDRRVDRGEDRRDERPRDREREREREREAERDRAREREREREREKDREREREREHDRERERERERERERERERERERERGREREKERERQRDWDDKERGREERRDKREDVREERSTRDSREERKSKKRHRNESSPSPRKSPKRRREHSPESDAYNSGDDQNEKRRLLSQVVRPQESCSLSPTHLSEDKQSRWKESERKLERKDSSRHYEETDLKERTSLGDKQREQREQREQREVNEGSRSRVPETVVRPSEEHEAVDHLHEDKKKSKVQKKATKKKKDDEVALDRYIAEPAVEKSQVFSPKKGQKKKNAEKKRKRSKGDSEASEEDGGLHQKKKKGPRTPPVTTREELVEVVPEKSVVVEAAPKREETTFSDWSDEDVPERGEPILERGSEEPHRNSHRPRAETVETAHVVEEAPHLKPAEQQRSSSLGSNRSHTSSRLRSPSNDSAHRSGDDQIGMKKILHSSSGDRERERRCLEIAGERKSRIDQLKRGVPSRSTSSDRQDSRSHSSRRSSPESDRQGHSRSGSFDSRERGQDRDRHEHDRERDRERRDGRQRDWERDANKDWLRSRDRERIRERDRQREKRRDLDREKERPPPESTERERALNVSSQTEGSKHGETKPVKEHLEFEGVSLDSASLEKERPDKDLGPLQGFEDGIEAEKAENVEGRDEESKIDEMQSMVSGAGEYEPISDDELDEILAGDAEKREDQQDEEKMPDPVDVIDVDWSSLMPKQPKEPREPGAALLKFTPGAVMLRVGISKQLAGPQLFTKIKETCQRAVEKPKDAENLFEHEFGALNMAALLRNEERSGLLCNLGPCCKALCFRRDSAIRKQLVKNEKGTTKQTYTNPPVVDNDLLRLSLRLFKRKTVRPGPGQEKSEDSKLLQPYVPEMCMS; translated from the exons GTCTCCAGAAAGGCCTACAGGAGACCTTCGGGAAAGAATGAAGAATAAGCGTCAGGACATTGAAAACGAGACACAGAAACATAACACAGAAGAATCGTCTTCCCCGGTTAGG AAAGAGTCGTCAAGAGGGAGGCACAGGGGAAAAGAAGATATCAAAATTACAAAGGAGAGGACTCCAGAAAGTGAAGAAGAAAATCCCGATTGGGAGACAAATAGGGATG ATTCTGATAATGGAGATGTTAACTATGATTATGACCATGAGCTTTCTTTGGAAATGAAGCGCCAGAAGATCCAGAGGGAGTTAATGAAGCTTGAAGAAGAAAACatggagaaaagggaagaaatCGTCATTAAAAAGGAG ATTTCCCCAGAAGCAGTTAGATCTAAAGTATCATCCTCACCTTCGCCAAGAAAATCTAGTAAATCTCCAAAACCAAGGTCAAGCCCCAAATCTTCCACATCTGCCAgtaagagggagaagaagaattcTACTGTATCTTCACCTCTTTTGGAACAACAGAG GAGTTCAAAAAGCAGCCACAACAAAAAGAAGGGTCCTCGTACACCGAGTCCACCGCCACCAGTGCAGGAAGAGATGTCACAAGGCAAAAAACACAAAGAGAAACATAAAGTTAAAGAACGGTTAGAAGAGAAGCCAAGGGAGGTAAAAGAGAGAGGCCGTGAATTTGAAAggcataaagaaaagaaagagaaacagag AGATACCTCGGAAAGTTCTCACAGGCAAAGACGGTCCCCTAGTCCAGAAGAACATTCTGGTAGCAATTCTTCTCCTTCAAGAGAATATTCTCCTACCACAAGGAGAAGGCAAACAAATTGGGCTCCAGCTAAGTCCAGCAGCCATAAGCATTCTTTCTCACCATCTTGCCG GTCTTCTTCACCGCCAACTCAGCGTCATTCTCCTGTATCTTCACGGCACCACTCTTCTTCATCTCAGTCGGGATCTTCTGTTCAAAGACAGTCCCCTTCCCCACGTCACAAAAGAACTCCTTCCCCCTCTTACAAAAGGACAGCGTCCCCACCCGTGGGCCGGTCTTCCTCTCCTTATCCCCACCGCACTTCACCTTCTCCTCAGCAAAAACAAACCCCTTCCAGACATCGCTCACCCGCAAGAGAGAGAAGTCGGCATGATCGTGAACGGATCTCACAGTCACATGATCGACGCCATGAAAGGAGGGATG ACACAAgaggaaaaagagggagagagagagacaaccgAGATGATCGAGACTATGACCAAGAACAGAGCACCCCCAGAGATCATAGAGATGACAGAGAATCTCGTGATGGGCGGGATCGAAGGGACACCAGAGAGAATCGAGACCGCAGGGATCTAAGAGAATCCCGAGAAACTCGGGACTCGCGGGACACCCGCGACTGTAGCAGAGATAATAAAGAAGGCCGTGATCAGAGGGACTTGCGTTCCACCCGCGATACACATGACTACAGAGACAGAGAGTGTCGAGAGACGCATAAGAAGGAAGAGCAATATCTGGAGGAAACGCGTAGCTATGGAAGAACCCATAGCAGAGAAGAGAGTTCTCGTACAGAAACAAGGACAGACTCCAGGAGTGAAACCAGAAACGAAACCAGAAGTACCGGCAGAAGTAGAGGGAGAGGGCCTGAATTATCAGACAAGG GTAGTCGAGGAACAAGGGGGTCTCAGGTTGACAGCCACACCACTAGTAGTAGCTACCACGACAGCTGGGAATCACGGAGCAGTTACCCTGACAGGGATCGCTATGAAAACCGAGAACATGCTAGAGATTCTTCTTTTGAGAGAAGACACAGTGAAAGGGATAAGCGTGACAACAGAGAGAGAG ATCAGAGACCAAACTCGCCAGTACGACACCAAGGAAGAAACGATGACCTTGAACGGGATGAAAGACTCGAAGACCGAAGAGTAGATCGGGGTGAAGACAGGAGAGATGAAAGACCCCGGGACCGAGAGAGGGAgcgggaaagagagagagaagctgaacGCGATCGTGCCCGTGAACGAGAAcgtgagagagaaagggagaaggataGAGAGCGTGAACGGGAAAGGGAGCATGACAGAGAGCGAGAACGGGAGAGAGAGCGGGAGAGAGAGCGGGAAAGGGAACGAGAGCGTGAACGAGAAAGGGGgcgggaaagagagaaagaaagggaacgCCAGAGAGACTGGGATgacaaagagagagggagagaagaacgCAGAGACAAGAGGGAAGATGTCCGTGAAGAAAGAAGCACAAGAGACAGCCGCGAAGAAAGGAAGTCAAA AAAGCGTCACCGGAATGAAAGTAGTCCCAGCCCTCGTAAGTCGCCCAAGCGTCGCCGTGAGCATTCCCCTGAAAGTGATGCCTACAACAGTGGAGATGATCAAA ACGAAAAACGCCGACTACTGAGTCAGGTGGTGCGACCTCAGGAATCTTGCTCGCTTAGCCCTACGCATCTTTCAGAAGACAAGCAGAGTCGATGGAAGGAGAGTGAGAGAAAGCTGGAGAGGAAGGACAGCTCCAGACATTACGAAGAAACTGACTTAAAAGAGCGAACTTCTTTGGGAGACAAACAGCGGGAacagagagagcagagagaacaAAGAGAAGTCAACGAAGGTTCGAGGAGCAGGGTCCCAGAGACGGTCGTTCGGCCTTCTGAAGAACACGAGGCAGTTGATCACCTGCACGAAGATAAGAAAAAATCTAAAGTACAGAAAAAGGCCACGAAGAAAAAGAAAGACGATGAGGTCGCATTAGATCGCTATATCGCCGAGCCAGCCGTGGAGAAAAGCCAAGTCTTTTCTCCCAAGAAAggtcagaaaaagaaaaatgccgAAAAGAAGCGGAAAAGATCAAAAGGAGATTCTGAGGCTTCTGAGGAAGACGGTGGCCtgcaccagaagaagaagaaaggcccACGGACGCCTCCTGTAACCACAAGAGAGGAATTGGTGGAAGTGGTGCCTGAGAAGTCTGTTGTGGTAGAAGCTGCCCCCAAAAGAGAGGAAACAACGTTTAGCGACTGGTCGGATGAAGATGTACCAGAGCGCGGAGAACCTATCCTGGAAAGGGGTTCCGAGGAGCCCCATAGAAACAGCCATCGGCCAAGAGCTGAAACTGTGGAGACCGCTCATGTTGTTGAAGAAGCGCCTCATCTCAAACCGGCCGAACAGCAACGCAGCAGCAGTCTTGGTAGCAACCGAAGCCACACCTCAAGTAGACTCCGATCGCCTTCCAACGATTCTGCTCACCGTAGTGGAGATGACCAGATCGGGATGAAGAAGATCCTGCACAGCAGTTctggagacagagagagggagcgGAGGTGCCTTGAAATCGCTGGAGAACGGAAATCAAGAATCGACCAGCTAAAACGTGGGGTTCCTAGCCGCAGTACATCCTCAG ATCGACAAGATTCCCGAAGCCACAGTTCAAGGCGAAGCTCTCCTGAATCAGATCGCCAAGGGCACTCCAGATCTGGATCCTTCGACAGTAGGGAGAGAGGACAAGACAGAGACAGACACGAGCACGATCGAGAACGGGACCGGGAGAGACGGGACGGAAGGCAGAGAGATTGGGAGAGAGACGCAAATAAAGACTGGTTGAGGAGCCGAGACCGCGAGAGAATAAGGGAGCGAGATCGGCAGCGGGAAAAACGGAGGGACCTGGACCGTGAAAAAGAGAGGCCGCCGCCGGAGAGTACCGAACGGGAGAGAGctctcaatgtttcctctcaaACTGAGGGATCCAAGCACGGTGAAACAAAGCCAGTCAAAGAGCATCTGGAGTTTGAAGGGGTCAGTCTGGACTCTGCCTCCTTAGAGAAAGAAAGACCGGATAAAGACTTGGGACCTCTGCAAGGATTTGAAGATGGGATCGAGGCTGAGAAAGCAGAAAACGTAGAAG GTAGAGATGAAGAATCCAAAATAGATGAGATGCAGTCAATGGTATCTGGTGCTGGCGAATATGAACCAATCAGTGATGATGAACTCGATGAAATCTTGGCAGGCGATGCTGAGAAGAGGGAGGATCAGCAGGATGAGGAGAAGATGCCAG ATCCAGTGGACGTCATAGACGTAGACTGGTCTAGTTTGATGCCAAAGCAGCCGAAAGAGCCGCGGGAGCCTGGAGCGGCTCTTCTGAAATTTACTCCTGGAGCAGTTATGTTGAGAGTCGGCATTTCCAAACAGCTAGCTGGCCCTCAGCTCTTCACCAAAATAAAAGAAACCTGCCAGAGGGCAGTGGAGAAACCGAAAG ATGCAGAGAACCTGTTTGAGCATGAATTCGGGGCCCTGAACATGGCTGCCCTGCTGCGAAATGAAGAGCGATCTGGCCTGCTGTGTAACCTTGGCCCGTGTTGTAAAGCCCTGTGCTTCAGGAGAGATTCTGCCATTCGCAAGCAGCTAGTGAAAAATGAAAAG GGCACAACAAAGCAAACCTACACGAATCCTCCCGTAGTGGACAATGACCTGCTTCGGTTGAGTCTCCGGCTGTTCAAACGCAAGACTGTGCGTCCAGGTCCTGGACAAGAAAAGAGCGAGGACAGTAAACTTCTACAACCATACGTTCCCGAAATGTGCATGTCCTGA